The Rhopalosiphum maidis isolate BTI-1 chromosome 2, ASM367621v3, whole genome shotgun sequence genome segment CCACATACGCACGtacgtatgtattatatattatactatataatactatatactatacttaatattatatgattatactatattttattataccgcatttatacctactacctaATAACGACAAAAACATTATCTGGAAAGTTGGAAATATCTTTGTTCTATGATCATAGACGTTCATGCTATAATCTAataagaatctaaaaataataaatattatgcgttattatttattacctatttagatatatagatacataataatattatattatacatttatatgttatacctaCGCATGCGTAGAATATAGTattcataacaattaataatatattttaatttttacttataggCCATCGCCAGCGCGCCGTCGAcgcattgtaaattttaatccaAGCTAATAAGACTTGGAAAAAAATAGAGGAGCCAAAGTATACCCTACgtcccccccccccaaatggCGCCTCAGCATTAGTGGAAATACTGGAAAGTCTACCAGAGACATTCAGATaagatttttaagattttcccTACATGGTTACATACCTACTTACATCAGTTCTTTTTCAAACGCCCtattggaaatttaaataattactgaaTCCTTTGTAGTTTGTATGGTATATTGTAAGTAAGAGTGCAAATGTGGTTAATATAGTgacatatacacataaaagCGTACcaagacatatttttttgccTACAaagtaaaagaaatttaaCTCTTTGTCACTAAAATAGTGCTGAGAGCACCTAAAAAATTGTTACGCCGCTAGGCAACAGTCTCTGTTTCCCCCGATGGGATAGCTATGCACCACTGAATTAATGAAGTTAATGTTAAAATGCAAGTCTTTATAGGTTGAGTCGTTTATAATGTACCAGGGGTCAGAAGTTATTTTTCTAAGAGGCTAAGACATATATCAATTAGAATGCctgtatgatttaatatttgaggATTTAGCCGAGGTTCATAGTTCTTTACTGTAACCGTAATATCAGATTGATCGTTTAAACGCTATGTAAATCGTACATCTCGTTCTTAGGGAAAGTTTTGAACGGAATAAGAGGGGTCTTAGTAAGTGAATTTGTTAATTAAGCATTTGGTGCTTAACTTTCAGGTGAGGCGCATGTTAAGGAACGAGGATAGTATACCTTGGGTCCTAGGGTATTCTTTTTTAGGTTGATAGGAATTGTAGTGTTGTCAATGTATAAGTtagataatattcaataaggCGTAGAATCAGTAAATGTTGCTATATGTGTGTTGCTTTGAAGTACTTAGGTCACCAGTGTATACATTTAGAAACAGTTCTATAGCACTGCCTCGAGAGACATCTACGTttgctttattatattatttatattacaatattattaatattatattactaaatattattaatcttagTAATTAGGCACTTACAATTAATGTTAGTTCATGTAGAtaagatttataaaagtataaaccaatgttattaatgatagttaatgtgatatatttataaaacaatacaaatgcaaacaaaatactatatttatttaaaaaatataattttcaatacaatcaatcaaaatatttctaaaatcacAGAAACAATTGCCATTACATTTTTCTCCCATTGCGGCTACTAAAATtacgatataattaataaataaaataaatatttctataactaaaaataagttCAAATAAACCTATATTACAAAAgttgaattatgataaaatattacagatttatcttacacataaattaaagctaataacaaaaaaataacataaattaaaagtacaaaaccaTGGagtgtaaaatgttataactttCATATGATCACAATTaccgtttttaatattataaaattatttgtttctagTTATTTACTTGTTACtactaattaaactaataattttagctAATAGGATATTATGGACTATAGTTTAATGTTTGTGCTAAGCGAGGTTTTGGTTCCcagaatatcaaattaatacttacaataatattatttaattaattcaatcactaatataataggcaatataaaacttaaatatacccaataaaaaccattttacaaagaaaaatattctgattttatggtacaaaaaaaaaaattcatacaacaattaatattttctataaaaaattcatatggTATGTAATTAtcatttcttaataatttctgATAAACTTGATAATACATTACTAATTATAAGAaagttattcttaaaaaaaaagtatgaaacatattaaaagtacaaatgactattaatttttttccatcatACAACATGccaaatttgtatattgtttaatcaCCACTGAGCACAGGGAAAATAAATCAGTTGAATTGCATATTGACTTAAAGCTTACTATTAGTCTTATGGTGTAGACAGaggtaaaaatacaatatgtaacaTCCTCTTaacatattgattattaattaataattagattcAATGACAACAAATATGGTTCAAAATGTAGAGATAAgaaaactataactatattttatattttatcagataaaaatatatcattttccatataaattagaaaacaaaaatgaataatgattaaaagttagttaatagaaatttcataaataaaataatatatttattaaggaaaacataattactaataattaaaaaacttttaaatttacgtGATTTCATAGTAAATATCTATTACCTAAGCACCAATcattcataatacattataatagttggagaaataacttttaataatctaaaattcaTTGTTATCAACCTTGAATAATAAGCTCCCAATGTTATTGAcctgtaaaacaaaaattaaaaacatatttctttaacaaaaaaaaaataaaaaaattataataattaaaattctcatattttattctagttgattctatattatctatatttattgtgtatgtTGTGTGACTcgagtattaataattgaaaatatcaaatttagaatttattataaaaaaggtttttaataaatacaacttaCTTTTATCTCCGTCGAGGttttaatctattaattaaattttgaagttttaaagCAGGCCCTAATTTAAGTCCCATGTATTTCATCATTGTATCAGAGTTCAATAATAGTAAAGCTTTTCCATCAAtttccttaaataataattttatttatttaatatgttaatattggtataaagcttttaaaaatttaatcttaaataataaatcttacaTGTTTTCTAAAAAGATCAGcaaatgtattcaattgtaagtctatacaatttatatgttgtataaCATCTTCTACGGACCATTCTGCAGGGTCTACAGGTAATCTTAATGGACCTTCAGTTGGTGTTGTTGAAGATGCAGCTTCCATTTCAGGTTCtgttgtacataatttttttgttactaaTGTTACTTCATCTGGAGTTGAACTTTCTGGTGAACCATGTCGTTTTATACTTTTGCTATCGTTTGTTATTACTTCGTTCacgtctaaaataaaaacaattagtttaacaatataaaacattttatattattataactattaaatattattatttactctttTCTAGTTTACACTCGGAACAAACATTTAAAGCAGGACTTAACAAATTTTTGCAACATGATAAATCCTCTAACAGAGTTTTGATATAGTCCCAAAATTCATctgttttttcaatttttggtaatttaaaaactcgaGATTTTCCTTCATATGTAGCTGAATAtcaaacaaattgtataacattatgattttattatgaattataaaaaattataattattttttgacaaaaattaaaattttgttttcgttGAGATGGGGATTATTGAGATTAGTATAGGTTcagttagtttttataaatgcaaACTGGGTTAAGTTTTTTTGAATAGAAGGTTCTATTcgactcattaaaaaaaagttctattATGATGCagaacttatttaattataataagatttaaaaacatgtaaattaaaaaaaaaattataatgaatcatcacttatttatataaaaaattaaaattaaaaatgatggcATAAATAGTTTGAACTATATTAGAAATTCATACATAGTTGATTCATGCCTTcttaaaacacattattttataccatataaatttattaaaaagattaaaaatacttttttttttatatttggttaaattattatattatgatttaatattaatgaaaaagatAACATAAGTTGACTACATAACTGATCTAAAAATAAgtgtagtatataattaatatttgttgagTTTACCTGTTATTGTACATGTACTATCACCTTGTTTCTTCATCAATGTTGTAACTGATTGTATATCATGTGCAGTGTTTACTAAATGTTGTATAGTatcttttaaaactttttgtacTAATCCCGGCCCTAATTGCTTGGgaagttcaaataatttagaagAATCCATAAATGGACCACACTTGCACTCATGGTTTATAAAcactgaaaattaaattgttttaattaattataaataaatcaaatttataatttaattataaataaatcaaatttataatttaattaaataagattaacaaaaaacttttaataccaGAACATGATTCTTGAATACCAGCTTCAAGATCACTTGCACTATCTGgagttaaatttatagaatcattaaaattgtgtttCATATTTGCTGAAGATTGTGCACTATTTGGTCTACCTCCTGAATAACGAGATCCTGCAATAGttgatttgttaatttttttactataattcccaagtgtaatatttattacctttGTGACCAGGTGGCTGCAGTGGATGGCCACTTTTTACACACCATCCTACAGGAAATATATCTCTAGAATCATATGAACACCAATAGTCAAATGCACCTCTCCATCCATCAaatgtaacaaatatattgtttttattaacatcacctaatacaattaatacaatataattatttagttgattaattttattaaatatttaaaaaataagtttactgATTATAAagaagttaatataattaattaacttaccAATAGTTGCTACACAAATTAAAtgtggattttttttatcaactgcTTCAATTTTTTGACCAACTTTAAATAGATTATCAGTAGGAGTATCTGGTTCAGATTTAAAAGCAGTATCTGGAGAATAGAAAGCTCCATTAAGGGTTTTTACTAGGAACATGGGGAAAAGTGAACCATTCATACGAAagcctaaaaatatatttaaaaatgtataatcaactttcactaataataataattaaatacaaatatataaaatattataaatttaccaaGTGGAGGTTGTAACATTCCACCTTTTTTTTCTGTGTAACCTATGGGTTTTAATTCTGAAGAGTCAACTAATCgccaaaaatcatttttattatctccTCCATCTAGACGAAGACGTATTCTAGGGCCAACAACACCTATGACGGTTGCAATGCACATAGATGTTATGTTCCGTGGATCAACTGCTTCCAATTTCATACTtggtttaaattcattttcagGGGATACTTCAtgctaaatgtaataatattttattctaataagttagataataatatataatttaaaattaatttaagtttgatgaaattatattttttaaacctagataaatttttaataactaattacaaCCAAAAGTATTGAGGTATAGacataaaatgcatataatatattcaatatacaaGTTCAAGAAAAATCACTCAagatttattaactttatttaacctgtttaaaacaataagtagGAGCTGCTGTGCTTGAAGTTTCTTTAAGATAATTATCCCAATCAAATACTGGATTACCATGAGTAGAAAATGGATTTTCCACTTGAACATCTCCAAATACAGCTAAAACatcgaaaaaatatgaaataatatatttcaatatttaacatcaaaataaagttagtaattactacctaattattattaaaaaacaagaatAAATTGCTTTTTAGAGAACTtagtaatgattattttgaattaaaatatatttatgttgcaaactaatataattaagaaacaaaaaattatcaattatttttatatagtaaagacaagtcaatattatattatggtcagTTGGAGAAATAATgaactgtttttatatatatttaatatttatataaaaggattagaatattaaatgaaagtttaaattgaacatcttttagttattaattaggtcctttagttaatattaaaggatattttttgtataaattaaaaaatgtaataaaatcaaacttcaagttcaattaaactattagctataactataacttataagtattatatattttactaattttgaaatttaaataaaattatgctcTTTTGTGAGAAGGGAAAGGGGGGAAAATTAGATTTGTGCGGCATGGGCTGGTTAGATCCATATTTACTGAGCCGAAAAAATTCACCAATACGCtcctataggtattataatacaaatatacaaatataaaagttcagtaagggttttaaaattaaatataagtactaaCTTTTTTTGGTTTGTTCTTTTCtttgatgtttatttaaacaagCAGTTGAACAAAAGTTTTTTGGTGTAGAATCTTGATTTTCTTGTTTAACTGGAGAgcctttaattatattatcacaattTGCACATCCGTTCTAAAGTAATGATAACAGagttaaatttagttaaataaatacaaagatttatatttagtactaaaaaataaaataaatgtcataaaaaacTCACATAATTTAACCTGTTGTGTAATTAAGTATCAgttcttatttaaattgtataacataaataaatagattaagatattttaaacaataatactaataaaatacaatcaaatattatagtttaataattatagcttaaattatcaaaattggttactattattaaataacaaaacctaaaaaaactttaaaaaaaaaaatcaaatacaaatttaagatAGTCAAGtcttatgaatataattagcaACTAATCAGTTGATATGACAGCATTATTATGGGTACCTaactttagttttattttttactgtgaattatttaagaaataaatttctaaccatttttaattaacttaaattatctgATTAAAAGGTATAAGAAGTCTTAAGTATGTGTTTTTAtacaagataaaattaaataaatgtggtTAAGATtagtaacagaaaaaaaaccagtattttaattatatacatccaCATTTGTAACTGAGTTAACAAATATTCTaatgaaagtaaaatatttgggttgtaaaatataatttgaatctaTATTGTactcagaaatattaaatgctaACAAATgccataaattgaataaacctGGAACTTTAAATTGATTGTATATATTGCAgggtgattttttatttttaaatataaaatttaaattacagaattttaatgaattcattATTCAAAGAAAAATGGGATGAGTAtacttgatatatttttttaatatacttaatggtcagtatgtacatatttattatttataactatataaaaatgtatttatgaactttaatattaatttatatatgatatatgaaacatgaaaacaataaaaatgtaaatttatatgtcTCTAATAgtcaaattttgaaaacaaaataagtctttttaaaaaaaaatgtaatatctgccttaatattttaatttttaaacttttatttagtgCACAACACTTACTTTCATGTTATTTCTAGCCTCactatggtataataatattttactgttactCTAAATAgctaattaactaatttacacatattattaaattataataattacctta includes the following:
- the LOC113551900 gene encoding polycomb protein Scm, producing the protein MQTNKMRGRPPKAKSTCTMCNDSKHPLNYVLPTQNGKKEFCSVNCLTEFRKEYVKNGCANCDNIIKGSPVKQENQDSTPKNFCSTACLNKHQRKEQTKKTVFGDVQVENPFSTHGNPVFDWDNYLKETSSTAAPTYCFKQHEVSPENEFKPSMKLEAVDPRNITSMCIATVIGVVGPRIRLRLDGGDNKNDFWRLVDSSELKPIGYTEKKGGMLQPPLGFRMNGSLFPMFLVKTLNGAFYSPDTAFKSEPDTPTDNLFKVGQKIEAVDKKNPHLICVATIGDVNKNNIFVTFDGWRGAFDYWCSYDSRDIFPVGWCVKSGHPLQPPGHKGSRYSGGRPNSAQSSANMKHNFNDSINLTPDSASDLEAGIQESCSVFINHECKCGPFMDSSKLFELPKQLGPGLVQKVLKDTIQHLVNTAHDIQSVTTLMKKQGDSTCTITATYEGKSRVFKLPKIEKTDEFWDYIKTLLEDLSCCKNLLSPALNVCSECKLEKNVNEVITNDSKSIKRHGSPESSTPDEVTLVTKKLCTTEPEMEAASSTTPTEGPLRLPVDPAEWSVEDVIQHINCIDLQLNTFADLFRKHEIDGKALLLLNSDTMMKYMGLKLGPALKLQNLINRLKPRRR